Below is a window of uncultured Cohaesibacter sp. DNA.
TCGGAATGCGTGACGATGGTCAATCATGGATACAATCTGTCAGAGGCCAGGGTTACCAGCTTTTGGTGGACTCTGATGACTAGGATTTTCAAGAAATTCTTTGTTGGGATTTGGCTCACGCTTGCGGCGTCTATTTCCATTGTAATTCTGACGCTGCACCTGTTCGAGACAATACCGTACGCCCCCAAGTTGGAGCGTCAAAAGCGGGACATCATCCTCGGTTTGGTCGAATCCGAACTCTTGATAAATGGAGAAGATGCGGCGCGGCGTTTTATCGCTTTGAGCCAATTGACTGTTCCATTAAACCTTCAAGTTATCAAAAGCACTTCGTCCTCGGCCAGTCATTGTTTGGAGAAAAAGTCACCTGACAAAAGAAAGGTATTGCGAGATGATGGATGCTATGAGATTTCCGTCGAAGGCCACGTAAATTCCTTCTTCAATGACAATGCGCTTTTCTTTCTCGTTTTCGCAATTATCGCGTCCAGCGCTTTGGCCGCTGCCGTGTTGGCGAGATATCTTGTCAAACCAGTTGCTCTTCTAAGAGATGGGCTTTCAGCCTTGGCTCGAGGTAATTTCGAAAACCGCATAAGCAACAAAATGCCTCGGCACAGAGATGAAATCAGTTCGCTCGCATACGATTTGGACGTGACGGCCAATCGATTAAAAGAATTCCAGGCCACGCAACAAAGACTTTTTCACGATGTGTCGCACGAGCTCCGCTCTCCTCTGTCTCGCCTTCAGGCGGTCGTGGGAGTTCTAAGGCAAAGTCCAGCAAAACTCGAAACCATGCTTGATCGAATTGATCGCGAAGTAGACCGACTTGATGCGTTGGTGGGTGAAATACTCACTCTGGCCAGACTCTCTCTTGCCACCAATCAACCATTGAAAACCCAATCTATCGATATTTTGGACGTTCTGAATGATATTTTAGCTGATGCCGCTTTCGAAGCAGAAGCAAAAGGCGTTTCAATCACGAAGGATGTCGCAGGGACTTTTGTTGCTGATGTAGAAGGTGAACTGATTTACAGGGCACTCGAAAACGTGGTCCGCAACGCCGTCAAATACACAGGCGACGGCACAAATGTTTCCGTGGAGTGCGAGATTTTTGACCATCTACTCCGGATCCGAGTGGTTGATCAGGGTACCGGCGTCAAAGACACGGAACTTGAACATATATTCCAGCCGTTTTCTCGCGGATCTGATACTCAAACTGGCGTAGGTTATGGGCTTGGTCTTGCTATCGCCAGGCAAGCGGTCGATCGTCATGGTGGTCAGGTATATGCGTCGAATGAAACTGCAGGCGGTTTAATGCTCCTTGTCGAAATTCCCAGGCATCCACCCGAAGAAGGGACGCAAGTCTAAGGCAGAGTGGAGCCAACTTGTGTTTTAAGGTACCTAGAGTACGCAAGTTTCCGATCTTGCAACTTTACACGTTTTTACATCGCCTTTACAGCAGTTAACGCTCGCATCGCTATGACTCTTCATTGAATTGATTGAAGAGGGTGTGGTGTGAAACTAACTGATCAAAAAGCTTCAAAAGCGGTTCCGTCTTTGTATCTTGGCGGGCTTACAGTCGCGCTGTCCGCCTGTACAAGCGTACCTTTGAATCATGGCGGGGCATTAAGCTCTTATTCGGAACTAACGCAATCCCGCGGCGTCTTGGCCAATGCAGAAATCCGTCTTGATAAAAGCGAAATTCTGGCGGCCAAGACCATTGCCATAATTCCCACTTCAGCAATGGTCAACAACCAGGACTTTGCGCAAGAAGATCTGGTGCTCATTTCAAACTCGATCGACCGAGCGTTATGTACAGGTCTTAGCGAACGTTTCGAGATTGTAAAGTCAAATCAAAACGCTGACCTGACCGTTCACGCGACCATTACAAATGTTGTGAAAAGCAGTCATGTCCATCGTCGAATGCTTTGGGACTGATGTGTGTGGTTATGACTGGAGGGTTCAGCTCATTAGTGTCTGCGATTTAAGCGGCTTGTGATTGATGTTGCAAGCGGCGCCGTTTGATTGTCTTCTGTTTGATCCTTTTCCTTTGCTCCAGAATTGCCTGTCCTCTTCCGAAGTAGACATCGGCTGGTGTGAGATTTCCAAGGCTCTCATGGTACCGGTGATGATTATAGTGGTTGATGAATGCAGCAATCTCATTTTCCAGATCCGCCGGGAAGAAGTAGTTCTCCAGCAGGATCCGGTTCTTGAGTGTCTGATACCAACGCTCGATTTTACCCTGTGTCTGCGGATGACCTGGCGCACCATGTATCTGTTTCATTGACCGGTCTTCCAGCCAACTTCCCAGATCCTCAGCGATGTAACATGGGCCATTGTCCGACAACAGGCGCGGTTTATGTTCAACCTTCACGCTATCGCAGCCAGAAGCCTCAAGGGCCAAATTGAGGGTGTCGGTAACATCATGGACCTTCATGGTGGTGCACAACTTCCAAGCCACGACATAGCGAGAGAAGTCATCAAGAATGGTGGACAAGTAAAGCCACCCCCAGCCGATAACCTTGAGATAAGTGAAGTCGGTTTGCCACATCTCGTTGGGACGGGTTGTCTTGTCCCGGAATTCATTATCAGCTTTCATGACGATGAAGGCCGGAGACGTGATCAGGTCATGAGCTTTCAGAAGACGATAGACCGAAGCCTCTGAGACAAAATTGCTTTCCGTGTCTGTGAAGGTCACTGCCAGCTCCCGGGGAGACAATTCGGTTTGCTCCAGAGCCAGTTCGACGATCTTGTCACGGACATCATCCTCAATCCGGTTCCAGACCCGTGAAGGCGCAGAACTGCGATCTTCCAGCCCTTCAACACCATCGATCAGGAAACGGTCGTACCAACGATAAAATGTTGATTTAGGAATGCCCAACATCTTCAATGTCCGTGTTACCGGCAGATGGGATTCCTCGACAAGGCGGATGATCTCATGCTTCTCGGATGCGGGATATCTCACTCTTCTTCGCCCCCATCTTCGATCATGCTTTTTTTAAGCAGACGGAGCTCAAGTGTTTGCTCTGCGACAACTTCCTTAAGATCCCTAGCCTCCTTGCGCAGCAACTTCACTTCATCGCTGGTGGCTGCACGAGCCGTATCTCCGGCCAGACGCTTCTTGCCAGCTTCAAGGAATTCCTTCGACCAGGTGTAATAAAGGCTCTCGGAGATACCTTCGCGGCGGCACAGGGCGGCGATGCTGTCTTCGCCACGCAAACCGTCCAACACAATGCGGATCTTCTCTTCTGCCGAATATTTCTTTCGGGTCTTTCGGCGGATGTCTTTGATGGTCATCTCTGCAGATGGCTTCTGCAGACCAGATTTCTGTCTCATCTTTGCTTCCTTTGATAGAGCTACGATGAGCCAAAATCCTCCTTTGTCAAATCAATCCAATCTGTCCCATAGGTGCTGAGACGGAACACAAAACAACTCGAGATCGGGCCCGTTGATAAACGGCTCTGCGAACTCATTATTCTCCAGTTCGGCTGCTATCGCACCCGATTGAATGAGCTCAATGCCCTTACTATCGCCGCCATTGATTGGTTTGCGCACTAGAATTTCCTGAAAATCTGTACCCTTGATTTTCCTAATAGTTTTAGCCACTTTAAATCCGGCGCTTGAAGCAAGATGCTTAGAAATGATTTTTTCTTCAGCAATAATCGCAACATCACCTCGGCAGGGAAAGCATGCGATTTGAGACAGCGCCGCAACTGCGGGGATCAGGCCTTCGCACTCCAGGTTTTTGAAAGCAGCGCAGATATTTACTACAAATGCCGGCTTTGTCGCACCTGAGGCGCTTGCGAGCAAATCGAGTGTTTCATCTAGCGTCAAAACAACGACATTCGCGCCGAGATCTCTTAGGGCGTCTGTATATTGGCCTGCTATACGCTCTTCATAAAGATTGTAGAACAGCGAAGGCTGCAGCGCTTGAGTATCATTTGTGGCAAGAACGACAGTCAATCCCGAAAGGATTTCGCCAATATCTACACAAGTAGCCATAATTTCGAGTTATCGTCACCCAGGATCGATCTGCCCCAATGTGTCAGCCCGAGAAATCGCTTGAATAAGCGAATTGTCCGACACCCGAGTATAAATTTCAGTGGTCGCGATGGAAGCGTGGCCCAGCAAACGCTGCACTATCCGAATATCAATACCCTCTTCTATGAGCAGAGTGGCTGCGGAATGACGAAAGCGGTGTGGGGTAAGCGTTTCTGGTAATGCCAAGCCTGCAGACAAGTTTTTGAGGCGTTTTCTAAATGCCGCTTCAGACAACCGTGCTCCACGAATATTCTGAAACAAGAAACTTTCTGGTTGCTCATCCTGCCTTTGCTTGCTGTAGCTTTTCAGATCAGAAAGCAATCGTAAGTTTGTTACGTAGACCGAGCGTTCTCGATTACCTTTCCCAACAACACGGATCCGCGAGCAATCAGGAGACAGATCTCTGAGTTTAATGTGAGTAAGCTCTCCAATCCTCAAACCAGTTGCAGTCAAAAGTCTGGTCGCAAGTACGGTCACATAGTCGGAGGAAAAAGGGAGGTCTATCCCATATCCGTTGTGGGTTGCAGTGGACGGGAACTGCCGTGGAGCGGAAATAAAAAGTTGCCGAAGTGTCTCGCGATCAATCGGTCTGGGTAGTCTCTTTGGCACCTTCAAATCGATTTCCAATTGTTCGAAAGGTGTGGGAGCGTTTTGAAGGGATTTTGAAGTCCATTTGAAGAACTTCTTCAAGCAAACAATCCTGCGTCGTACCGTCGCCGGTGCCAATCCCTGCCGATTGCGCAAATCCTCCATATATTCAAGGATGCAGTCGCCATCTATGCGAGGATCGGTTTCTCTCAAAATATACTTGGCAAATGCACGAAGATCCTGACGGTAGCTGAGAATTGTGTTTTCACTCAGATTCTGTTGCGTACGACAATACTCAAGAAAAACTTCAATATGAGTAGCAAATTGAAAATCCATTTTTGGACATATCCTTCAAGCCTAATGGCTTATCTTGTTTTGTGTTTTTGTGTCCAATAAATGAGAGTTCCTAAGCCAATCTTTCATGTCTGCCACAAATTGCATTTGGGAATAAGATTTTACGATGAAAATCAATTATTTAGATATGAAGGGCGGAGGACTCGCTTATAGAGAGAATTGTTCAATGTATGCGGGTGTGTAGTTATTACTGGTTGTAACTGTGGTCGAGGCTGACTAGAGTAAATTCATTGTTTGATTAGTTACGATAACTGGGAATTATGGGTATGGCGGAAAAAGGAATTTTTTATCCTGACGACATTGATCGCATTACCCAAAAATACTTTTCAGCCCTTCGGGCAGATCGGGGCCACCTCACTGATCCTTCCTATTGGTATGAGAATTACTCAGAAACTCTAAAGCGAGAGAAACTGGATCAGATTGGGCGGTATCGAAGTGACTATGGGCTGTCACTCGAGGCGGAAAAACCGACTATTATTGATGCACTCTGCGATTGGGATCAATCGGAGTATGGCTATGATGACGTCACAATCTGCGCGTCAGCGACAAGTGCTGCGCTGGTTGTTCTAGCTTACCTAAAAAACTCGCTGAATATTTCGAAAATCTATTTTGAGACCCCTTGCTATTTCGCAACGTTGAGTCAGGCGCGATATTTAGGGTACCAACACACCAGAATCCCAACTTATCTAGACACTGGCTTCAAGTTTGATTGCAATTCAATACCTGATGGAGACCCAAAGATCCTTTGGTTGACACAACCAAGGTACGGATTGGGAATCAATCAAGAAAAAAGCTGCATTTCTGACGTTCTGAATAAATGTGGTCCCAAAGACTTTATAGTCATCGACGAAGCGGCTGAAAATCTCTATCCAGCACACCTTGCAAATTTCAGTTTTAGGAACGATCCTCGCATCATAAAAATTCGCAGCCCATTCAAAGGAGCTGGAATCAATGGCCCCCGGATCTCCACGATAATTCATGGAAACAAGCATCGAAAGGCAATTGAGATCTATCTCGAACAGTTGCAGGGATCTATTGATGTGAATAGTCTTGAGTTTTGTCTGAGGACCATGGGAGATCAAGCATTCTTTAAATCCTTGCATTGCAGTACAAATCTGCAGATCAAAACATTGAACAAAAAGATCTTTCTTTCCTGTCTCGGAACGGGGCTGGTTCCCTCGCAAATGGACGGCGGTTACATCGGTTCTATCGCCGTTCCATATTCAGATCCCCAAATGAAGACCTATCACAAGCGCGAGGCCATCCTTCAATACTGTGCCGAGAACAGAATGCCAGTCATTCTCGGGGCCAACATGAACTTCGCAACTGACCCCAACTATGAGTTTATTAGGATAAGCTATTTCAATAAAGAAGATACGCTCAGAAATGCAGTGGAAGTATTAGCTGGTTTTTCCCTCTGATCCTTCAAGTATGCGCAACAAGAAGCCTCTGATTTTGGTGATATGTTTGGTTGATACATGAAGACCAAATTCTAAAAGTAAATCACCAGGAAAAATGGATTTAAGAGTGATGCCATAATCTGTTGGATTTTGGTGATCAAACCCGATCTTGAGCTGCACTAGTTTCCTAGTATCTGATGACGGCAGCGGTAGAACTGAATCGGATTGCCCAGGGCCCTGTACCGGCAACCTATCCAGCTTCAGCCTTTCACCAATGTCGGTGAGTTCGAACTTGAGTCGAGATGCAAAAAACAAGGCGATAACTGGCAAAAGGTGAGTATGTTGACTCCAACCCAACATCAACTCGTTTGGAGAGTTCATTCTTCTGACATCGGTGATGGTCAGACCCGGAAAACCAAATAGATATGGATACTCATTCACATAGTAGCTTCTATCGACAGGCCCAAGTACTTGCAAACGAAGCGGGTTTGTAGCACTTTTTGCAGTATTAATGACCTGATCAATGAATTGTTCGACAGTTTTTGCTAGCGCAATATGTACGCCATAAACAGTTATCTGGGCGTTCTCAGACAGACGATCACTTCTTACGAGCAATCCGGTCAAGGAGTGAAATCTGATTATGGAATGGTAAAAGCAGCGTCCGCTGTCGTACAAAAAAAACAGAAACTCCTTGGTTAAGCGAATAAGATTGGCAAAAGTGAGCGGAATTTTTGCTGTTCCAAGCCAAGCCTCAGGCTCAAATATGCGATCAAAGGTTTCAGACCCTTCAAGCGTAACTTCCGGATTCAAATAGTATGCAATTTTGAATGCTTCGATATCGGTTGAACATGCAACAGCTGCAATTTCTTGATCTGACAAAAACCGAAAGTCCTCGCCTATACTGCCATCTCGAATTCGGCAATCGGACAGACTTTTGTTAGCAATTCCAAAATTTCCAACCAAAGTCTGAACTTGCAAATCCACGTTCTCGAAATTGCAATCGGCTAGCAAACAGAACTCGAACAGTTTGTTCGAAGTTGTGCAGTTTGAGAAATCACAGTTCCAGAAACGACAGTCTTCGATCACCATGTGATCAAGCGCACAATCGCGAAATTCGACATCAAAAAACTCAACACTGGTTATGGATACATTGTGAAATGTGCAGTTTGAGAAAACGCAGTTTCTGAACTCACAATTGATGAGTGCCGCAAAATCAAAGCAGCAACCCTTAAATTGA
It encodes the following:
- a CDS encoding HAMP domain-containing sensor histidine kinase; this encodes MTRIFKKFFVGIWLTLAASISIVILTLHLFETIPYAPKLERQKRDIILGLVESELLINGEDAARRFIALSQLTVPLNLQVIKSTSSSASHCLEKKSPDKRKVLRDDGCYEISVEGHVNSFFNDNALFFLVFAIIASSALAAAVLARYLVKPVALLRDGLSALARGNFENRISNKMPRHRDEISSLAYDLDVTANRLKEFQATQQRLFHDVSHELRSPLSRLQAVVGVLRQSPAKLETMLDRIDREVDRLDALVGEILTLARLSLATNQPLKTQSIDILDVLNDILADAAFEAEAKGVSITKDVAGTFVADVEGELIYRALENVVRNAVKYTGDGTNVSVECEIFDHLLRIRVVDQGTGVKDTELEHIFQPFSRGSDTQTGVGYGLGLAIARQAVDRHGGQVYASNETAGGLMLLVEIPRHPPEEGTQV
- a CDS encoding DUF3313 family protein codes for the protein MKLTDQKASKAVPSLYLGGLTVALSACTSVPLNHGGALSSYSELTQSRGVLANAEIRLDKSEILAAKTIAIIPTSAMVNNQDFAQEDLVLISNSIDRALCTGLSERFEIVKSNQNADLTVHATITNVVKSSHVHRRMLWD
- a CDS encoding IS3 family transposase (programmed frameshift), yielding MRQKSGLQKPSAEMTIKDIRRKTRKKYSAEEKIRIVLDGLRGEDSIAALCRREGISESLYYTWSKEFLEAGKKRLAGDTARAATSDEVKLLRKEARDLKEVVAEQTLELRLLKKKHDRRWGRRRVRYPASEKHEIIRLVEESHLPVTRTLKMLGIPKSTFYRWYDRFLIDGVEGLEDRSSAPSRVWNRIEDDVRDKIVELALEQTELSPRELAVTFTDTESNFVSEASVYRLLKAHDLITSPAFIVMKADNEFRDKTTRPNEMWQTDFTYLKVIGWGWLYLSTILDDFSRYVVAWKLCTTMKVHDVTDTLNLALEASGCDSVKVEHKPRLLSDNGPCYIAEDLGSWLEDRSMKQIHGAPGHPQTQGKIERWYQTLKNRILLENYFFPADLENEIAAFINHYNHHRYHESLGNLTPADVYFGRGQAILEQRKRIKQKTIKRRRLQHQSQAA
- a CDS encoding tyrosine-type recombinase/integrase produces the protein MDFQFATHIEVFLEYCRTQQNLSENTILSYRQDLRAFAKYILRETDPRIDGDCILEYMEDLRNRQGLAPATVRRRIVCLKKFFKWTSKSLQNAPTPFEQLEIDLKVPKRLPRPIDRETLRQLFISAPRQFPSTATHNGYGIDLPFSSDYVTVLATRLLTATGLRIGELTHIKLRDLSPDCSRIRVVGKGNRERSVYVTNLRLLSDLKSYSKQRQDEQPESFLFQNIRGARLSEAAFRKRLKNLSAGLALPETLTPHRFRHSAATLLIEEGIDIRIVQRLLGHASIATTEIYTRVSDNSLIQAISRADTLGQIDPG
- a CDS encoding pentapeptide repeat-containing protein produces the protein MAEKGIDAVFLQDQLNGVELNFTDLNSFSTNSQEIRNSILTGKHTQRHKLRPANIVLSTIRELVSDGGSFSYVDCKDSYFQNSQFKGCCFDFAALINCEFRNCVFSNCTFHNVSITSVEFFDVEFRDCALDHMVIEDCRFWNCDFSNCTTSNKLFEFCLLADCNFENVDLQVQTLVGNFGIANKSLSDCRIRDGSIGEDFRFLSDQEIAAVACSTDIEAFKIAYYLNPEVTLEGSETFDRIFEPEAWLGTAKIPLTFANLIRLTKEFLFFLYDSGRCFYHSIIRFHSLTGLLVRSDRLSENAQITVYGVHIALAKTVEQFIDQVINTAKSATNPLRLQVLGPVDRSYYVNEYPYLFGFPGLTITDVRRMNSPNELMLGWSQHTHLLPVIALFFASRLKFELTDIGERLKLDRLPVQGPGQSDSVLPLPSSDTRKLVQLKIGFDHQNPTDYGITLKSIFPGDLLLEFGLHVSTKHITKIRGFLLRILEGSEGKTS